Proteins encoded by one window of Kribbella flavida DSM 17836:
- a CDS encoding S1C family serine protease, producing the protein MTENQPHQPQNQPGNDTPAQGSTYGNQAPQGTSPSYGSSPQERTQQLPTTGYGQHSQQQYAPHGPARPGQHSSGGGAFQGGQFGTTGAHQGASPGTGWPFAAQQPAQPEPPKPKRRGLALVAATALLVGTAGGVGGAAVYSATNDSSATPSVTAPLTGGQAAPASAPDGSVQNAAAKVLPSVVKIAVATAQGAGTGSGIVISQDGLIVTNNHVVAGAGNGGRLSVILNDGRTVPATIVGTDPLTDLAVIRADAKDLKPAVLGKSGSLLVGQGVVAIGSPFGLDATVTSGIVSALNRPVSSGGEQQDSTTVFPAVQTDAAINPGNSGGALIDLAGQVVGINSAIKTAGGSGQSEGGNIGLGFAIPIDQAKPIIDELVASGKATHARLGVTVGDAQSSDGLTQGATLGEVTPGGAADKAGLKSGDIVTAINGKAIASGDALVAAVRSHRPGDEVTITFTRDGKPGQTVKAKLGSDNGNPTG; encoded by the coding sequence ATGACCGAGAACCAGCCGCACCAGCCGCAGAACCAGCCCGGGAACGACACCCCGGCGCAGGGTTCGACGTACGGGAACCAGGCCCCGCAGGGGACGTCGCCGTCGTACGGCTCGAGTCCGCAGGAGCGTACTCAGCAGCTGCCGACGACCGGCTACGGCCAGCACTCGCAGCAGCAGTACGCGCCGCACGGACCGGCGCGGCCGGGGCAGCACTCCTCAGGTGGGGGTGCTTTCCAGGGCGGACAGTTCGGTACGACCGGGGCGCATCAGGGGGCGTCGCCGGGTACCGGCTGGCCGTTCGCCGCCCAGCAGCCGGCCCAGCCGGAGCCACCCAAGCCCAAGCGGCGCGGGCTGGCTCTGGTGGCAGCCACCGCGCTGCTGGTCGGGACCGCCGGCGGTGTGGGTGGTGCGGCTGTGTACTCGGCGACGAACGACTCCAGCGCCACCCCGTCGGTGACCGCGCCGCTGACCGGCGGGCAGGCCGCTCCGGCCTCGGCGCCGGACGGCTCGGTGCAGAACGCCGCCGCCAAGGTGCTGCCGAGCGTGGTGAAGATCGCAGTCGCCACCGCGCAGGGTGCCGGCACCGGGTCCGGCATCGTGATCAGCCAGGACGGCCTGATCGTCACCAACAACCACGTGGTGGCGGGCGCCGGCAACGGCGGCCGGCTGAGCGTGATCCTGAACGACGGGCGGACCGTGCCGGCGACCATCGTCGGCACCGACCCGCTGACCGACCTCGCCGTGATCCGCGCCGACGCCAAGGACCTGAAGCCGGCCGTGCTCGGCAAGAGCGGTTCACTGCTCGTCGGCCAGGGCGTGGTCGCGATCGGTTCGCCGTTCGGCCTGGACGCGACCGTGACCAGCGGCATCGTGTCGGCCCTGAACCGTCCGGTCAGCTCGGGCGGCGAGCAGCAGGACAGCACCACGGTCTTCCCAGCCGTTCAGACCGACGCCGCGATCAACCCCGGGAACTCCGGCGGCGCCCTCATCGACCTCGCCGGCCAGGTGGTCGGAATCAACAGCGCGATCAAGACCGCCGGAGGATCGGGACAATCCGAAGGCGGCAACATCGGCCTGGGCTTCGCAATCCCGATCGACCAGGCCAAGCCGATCATCGACGAGCTGGTGGCCTCGGGCAAGGCCACGCATGCGCGGCTCGGAGTGACGGTCGGCGACGCGCAGTCCTCCGACGGGCTCACGCAAGGAGCGACCCTCGGCGAGGTGACGCCCGGCGGTGCGGCGGACAAGGCCGGCCTGAAGAGCGGTGACATCGTCACCGCGATCAACGGCAAGGCGATCGCGTCAGGGGACGCGTTGGTCGCCGCGGTCCGTTCG
- a CDS encoding sensor histidine kinase, with translation MSTQPPDFPSYAGRPRPGVPPTPSPRPAGPSGPPQPGQSPGVTGPGAPGPGAQGPGGKPGRNGYSGTALVSANLARTQSWWQEKLHRLSLHARVTLLAAVAVGFAVALVSVSAYVTVRQQMYRNLDSSLIDRAEQAAKTGVLTNQQNLATIPTDAFGLSDIRLGLYLATGQKVGAADSYLPPMGPTELAIAQSQSNEASVRTVGTRNGAHFRVISVPAEFCPIMHPCQQDREARLPAALVVAQSLDPIDRTLHNLGIVLWAFGLVGVIGAALAGNAIAQSGLRPLVRLTGAAEHVARTEELRPIPVSGSDEISRLALAFNAMLQALARSQDRQRRLVGDAGHELRTPLTSVRTNLDLLAQADQRGGLRPEDRQQLLDDVRAQMDELTTLIGDLTELARDTPQVRDAELIELSNVVEDAVIKVRRRAPGLEWDVQLDPFPVWGDERLLGRAVTNLLDNAAKYSTPDEPAGEDQPPARVTVRLRDGVLTVTDSGPGIAEADLPHVFDRFYRSSEARSRPGSGLGLAIVKHAAEQHGGMIYARNAPGGGAQFTLWLPHAATQSR, from the coding sequence GTGAGCACGCAACCCCCCGACTTCCCGTCGTACGCCGGTCGCCCGCGGCCCGGCGTACCGCCGACGCCCTCGCCGCGGCCGGCCGGGCCGAGCGGTCCTCCCCAGCCCGGGCAGAGTCCCGGCGTCACAGGTCCGGGTGCTCCCGGCCCGGGTGCTCAGGGGCCGGGCGGCAAGCCGGGCCGGAACGGCTACTCCGGAACCGCTTTGGTCTCGGCCAACCTCGCCCGGACCCAGAGCTGGTGGCAGGAGAAGCTGCACCGGCTCAGCCTGCACGCCCGGGTCACCCTGCTGGCCGCCGTCGCGGTGGGCTTCGCGGTCGCGCTGGTCAGCGTCTCGGCGTACGTCACGGTGCGCCAGCAGATGTACCGCAACCTGGACTCCAGCCTGATCGACCGGGCCGAGCAGGCGGCCAAGACCGGCGTGCTGACCAACCAGCAGAACCTGGCCACCATTCCGACCGACGCCTTCGGCCTCAGCGACATCCGGCTCGGGCTGTACCTGGCGACCGGGCAGAAGGTCGGCGCGGCCGACAGCTACCTGCCGCCGATGGGTCCCACCGAGCTGGCCATCGCCCAGAGCCAGAGCAACGAGGCCAGCGTGCGGACGGTCGGCACCCGCAACGGCGCGCACTTCCGGGTGATCTCCGTGCCCGCCGAGTTCTGCCCGATCATGCATCCCTGCCAGCAGGACAGGGAGGCCCGGCTGCCCGCCGCGCTGGTCGTCGCCCAGTCGCTGGACCCGATCGACCGCACACTGCACAACCTCGGCATCGTGCTGTGGGCCTTCGGCCTGGTCGGAGTGATCGGCGCTGCCCTGGCCGGCAACGCGATCGCCCAGTCCGGGCTGCGACCACTGGTCCGGCTGACCGGTGCCGCCGAGCACGTGGCCAGGACCGAGGAGCTGCGACCGATCCCGGTGAGCGGCTCCGACGAGATCTCCCGGCTCGCGCTCGCCTTCAACGCGATGCTGCAGGCCCTGGCCCGGTCGCAGGACCGGCAGCGGCGGCTGGTCGGCGACGCGGGGCACGAGCTGCGGACACCGCTGACCAGTGTCCGGACCAACCTGGACCTGCTCGCCCAGGCCGACCAGCGCGGCGGTCTGCGCCCCGAGGACCGTCAGCAGCTGCTGGACGACGTCCGCGCACAGATGGACGAGCTGACCACGCTGATCGGCGACCTGACCGAGCTGGCCCGGGACACCCCGCAGGTCCGCGACGCCGAGCTGATCGAGCTGTCGAACGTGGTCGAGGACGCGGTGATCAAGGTCCGCCGCCGCGCGCCGGGGCTGGAGTGGGACGTCCAGCTGGACCCGTTCCCGGTCTGGGGCGACGAGCGCCTGCTCGGCCGGGCAGTGACCAACCTGCTCGACAACGCCGCGAAGTACAGCACTCCGGACGAGCCGGCGGGTGAGGACCAGCCGCCGGCCCGGGTGACGGTCCGGCTGCGCGACGGCGTGCTGACGGTGACCGACAGCGGCCCGGGCATCGCCGAGGCCGACCTGCCGCACGTGTTCGACCGGTTCTACCGCTCCAGCGAGGCACGCAGCAGGCCGGGCTCCGGTCTGGGCCTCGCGATCGTCAAGCACGCGGCCGAGCAGCACGGTGGCATGATCTACGCCCGCAACGCGCCCGGCGGCGGAGCACAGTTCACGCTGTGGCTGCCCCACGCCGCCACGCAGTCGCGATGA
- a CDS encoding response regulator transcription factor: protein MRVLVVDDDRAVRDSLRRSLEFNDFEVVTASDGAEALAVIGNVDPDVVVMDVMMPRLDGLETTKALRAAGNNVPILVLTARDAVADRVDGLDAGGDDYLTKPFALEELLARLRALLRRSAAPGEGGPRGEILQYADLVVDVDAHEVHRGDVPIQLTRTEFSLLELLIRNPRRVLERAVILDAVWGYDFPTTANSLEVYIGYLRRKTEVNGLPRLIHTVRGIGYVLRDTPP, encoded by the coding sequence ATGCGGGTACTCGTGGTGGACGACGACCGGGCGGTCCGGGACTCGCTGCGCCGTTCGCTGGAGTTCAACGACTTCGAGGTGGTCACCGCCTCCGACGGCGCCGAGGCGCTCGCGGTGATCGGCAACGTCGACCCCGACGTGGTCGTGATGGACGTGATGATGCCCCGGCTGGACGGGCTGGAGACCACCAAGGCGTTGCGGGCCGCGGGCAACAACGTGCCGATCCTGGTGCTGACCGCACGGGACGCGGTCGCCGACCGGGTGGACGGCCTGGACGCCGGCGGCGACGACTACCTGACCAAGCCGTTCGCGCTGGAGGAGCTGCTGGCCCGGCTGCGCGCCCTGCTGCGGCGCAGCGCGGCCCCCGGCGAAGGCGGCCCACGCGGCGAGATCCTGCAGTACGCCGACCTGGTGGTCGACGTGGACGCGCACGAGGTGCACCGCGGCGACGTGCCGATCCAGCTCACCCGGACCGAGTTCTCCCTGCTCGAGCTGCTGATCCGCAACCCGCGCCGGGTGCTGGAGCGCGCGGTGATCCTGGACGCGGTCTGGGGCTACGACTTCCCGACCACGGCGAACTCGCTCGAGGTCTACATCGGCTACCTGCGCCGCAAGACCGAGGTGAACGGCCTGCCCCGGCTGATCCACACCGTGCGCGGCATCGGCTACGTGCTCCGGGACACTCCGCCGTGA
- a CDS encoding acetamidase/formamidase family protein — protein sequence MDIVDFTPDSEQLTWTFGGAAEVRRVRPGTQLRLWTEDAFCGRLRSTADLASASLSMPFVNPQTGPFYVEGAEPGDTLALHFVELTPARSWGASATIPFFGGLTSTDRTATLQDPLPERTWIYEVDTDRQTVGFQAQGSDLEVALPIEPMLGTVGLAPAAGEVRSSLVPDYFGGNMDTPEMKPGTTCYLRVNVEGALFSVGDGHYRQGEGESCGTAVEGAMNVVMVVALVKTPGPAWPRLETDDHLAVVGSSRPLEDAWRAGQVDMVGWLSELYGLDKLDAYQLLSQISEVPLANVVDANYSVVTKVPKRLLPRVSVYGGIHAHLRGTAR from the coding sequence GTGGACATCGTCGACTTCACCCCGGACAGCGAGCAGCTCACCTGGACCTTCGGCGGTGCCGCTGAGGTCCGCCGGGTCCGCCCCGGCACCCAGCTGCGGCTGTGGACCGAGGACGCGTTCTGCGGCCGGCTGCGCAGTACTGCGGACCTGGCCAGCGCCTCGCTCAGCATGCCGTTCGTCAACCCGCAGACCGGGCCGTTCTACGTCGAGGGCGCCGAGCCGGGCGACACCCTGGCGCTGCACTTCGTCGAGCTGACCCCGGCCCGGAGCTGGGGCGCGTCGGCGACCATCCCGTTCTTCGGCGGGCTGACCAGCACCGACCGGACCGCCACGCTGCAGGACCCGCTGCCGGAGCGGACCTGGATCTACGAGGTGGACACCGACCGGCAGACCGTCGGCTTCCAGGCGCAGGGCAGTGACCTGGAGGTGGCCCTGCCGATCGAGCCGATGCTGGGCACGGTCGGGCTGGCCCCGGCGGCCGGGGAGGTCCGCTCGTCGCTGGTACCGGACTACTTCGGCGGCAACATGGACACCCCGGAGATGAAGCCCGGCACGACCTGCTACCTGCGGGTGAACGTCGAGGGGGCGCTGTTCTCGGTCGGCGACGGGCACTACCGCCAGGGTGAGGGCGAGTCCTGCGGTACGGCGGTGGAAGGCGCCATGAACGTCGTCATGGTGGTCGCCCTGGTGAAGACGCCGGGCCCGGCCTGGCCCCGGCTGGAGACCGACGACCACCTCGCGGTGGTCGGGTCCAGCCGGCCGCTGGAGGACGCCTGGCGCGCGGGCCAGGTCGACATGGTCGGCTGGCTCAGCGAGCTCTACGGGCTCGACAAGCTCGACGCGTACCAGCTCCTGAGCCAGATCAGCGAGGTCCCGCTCGCCAACGTCGTCGACGCCAACTACAGCGTCGTCACGAAGGTCCCCAAGCGGCTACTGCCGCGCGTGAGCGTCTACGGCGGCATCCACGCGCACCTTCGCGGTACGGCGCGATAG